A portion of the bacterium genome contains these proteins:
- a CDS encoding GyrI-like domain-containing protein: MQRLLYVVLALSFALFLCSCGEEKPQEPVAQVEPVAPTVVYEMAELAATPVIFKELTGDYDLTGDAVEAGFTALKDANIAVVGDPIGVFFDDPKLVPPDERRSEVCFPVAADVKPPKGYAYKVTEPCKAVMTTFKGE; the protein is encoded by the coding sequence ATGCAGAGGTTACTTTACGTCGTGCTGGCTCTCTCGTTCGCCCTTTTCCTCTGCTCCTGCGGGGAAGAAAAGCCCCAGGAGCCGGTGGCGCAGGTCGAGCCCGTGGCGCCGACGGTCGTCTACGAGATGGCCGAGCTCGCGGCGACTCCCGTCATCTTCAAGGAACTCACCGGCGATTACGACCTCACCGGCGACGCCGTCGAGGCAGGCTTCACCGCCCTCAAGGACGCCAATATAGCGGTCGTCGGCGACCCCATCGGTGTCTTCTTCGATGATCCCAAGCTGGTTCCGCCCGACGAGCGGCGTTCCGAGGTCTGCTTCCCCGTGGCCGCCGACGTTAAGCCTCCCAAGGGGTACGCCTACAAGGTCACCGAGCCCTGCAAGGCGGTCATGACCACCTTCAAGGGCGAGTT
- a CDS encoding DUF262 domain-containing protein has translation MKIELKEITVKKLTDGFADNAEQGVVAYGGKLDIRPPYQREFIYKDKQRDAVIDSVRKDFPLNVMYWAVRGGGDYEVIDGQQRTLSICQYVNGDFSINGLAFHNLQDDQQEQILGYKLMIYFCSGTDGEKLDWFRTINIAGEEHTAQELRNAVYAGPWTADAKRYFSKTGCAAYGLASDYMTGSPIRQEYLETAIAWRSDGKIEDYMSKHQHDKNATPLWQYFQQVIGWVKATFPEYRREMKGVDWGGLYNQFKDKEFDTDKLEKQVAKLMMDDDVERKSGIYPYVLDGDERHLNIRAFSENMKREAYERQKGICVKCMKKFDIADMEADHVKPWHEGGKTDAANCQMLCKEDNRRKSGK, from the coding sequence ATGAAGATCGAACTCAAAGAAATTACGGTAAAGAAGCTAACCGACGGCTTCGCGGACAACGCCGAGCAGGGAGTCGTCGCATACGGCGGGAAGCTCGATATTCGCCCGCCGTACCAAAGAGAGTTCATCTACAAGGACAAGCAACGAGATGCGGTGATCGATAGCGTCCGCAAGGACTTCCCGCTGAACGTGATGTATTGGGCGGTGCGCGGTGGCGGCGATTACGAGGTGATCGATGGGCAACAGCGCACGCTTTCAATTTGTCAGTACGTCAACGGGGACTTCTCCATCAACGGACTGGCGTTCCACAACCTGCAAGACGACCAGCAAGAGCAGATTCTCGGCTACAAGTTGATGATCTATTTCTGCTCCGGTACTGACGGCGAAAAGTTGGACTGGTTCAGAACTATCAACATCGCTGGCGAGGAACACACCGCTCAGGAATTGCGCAACGCGGTGTATGCCGGGCCGTGGACGGCCGATGCGAAGCGCTATTTCAGCAAGACCGGCTGCGCGGCCTATGGGCTGGCGAGCGATTACATGACGGGCAGCCCGATTCGGCAGGAATATCTGGAAACGGCGATCGCATGGCGCTCGGATGGCAAGATCGAAGACTACATGTCGAAGCATCAGCACGACAAGAACGCGACGCCGCTGTGGCAGTACTTTCAGCAGGTCATCGGTTGGGTAAAAGCGACGTTTCCGGAGTATCGGCGAGAGATGAAGGGGGTGGATTGGGGAGGTCTTTACAATCAGTTCAAGGACAAAGAGTTCGATACGGACAAGCTGGAGAAGCAGGTTGCCAAACTGATGATGGACGACGATGTGGAGCGGAAATCGGGGATCTACCCGTATGTGCTGGATGGGGATGAAAGACACCTGAACATCCGCGCGTTCTCCGAGAACATGAAGCGGGAAGCCTACGAGCGGCAAAAGGGAATCTGCGTGAAGTGCATGAAGAAATTCGATATCGCCGACATGGAGGCGGATCACGTCAAGCCATGGCATGAGGGCGGGAAGACCGACGCGGCCAACTGCCAGATGCTATGCAAAGAAGATAACAGAAGGAAGTCTGGAAAATAG